A single window of Pseudarthrobacter psychrotolerans DNA harbors:
- the argC gene encoding N-acetyl-gamma-glutamyl-phosphate reductase has translation MTISVAVSGASGYAGGEVLRLLAGHPDVTIGAITAHSNAGSRLGELQPHLHGLASRILEDTTVENLSGHDVVFLALPHGASAEIAAQLPEGTVVIDAGADHRLEDPAAWEKFYGSAHAGTWPYGLPELPGQREALKGATRIAVPGCYPTSALLALTPGFAAKLLQPDDVVIVSASGTSGAGKAAKVNLIGSEVMGSMSPYGVGGGHRHTPEIEQGLSNAAGESVTVSFTPTLAPMSRGILTTATAKVKPGTTAADLRQAWADAYDDEPFVHLLPEGQWPATKSVQGSNHAAMQLALDEHTGRVIVTCVIDNLTKGTAGGAVQSMNIALGLPETAGLNLQGVAP, from the coding sequence ATGACTATTTCTGTTGCCGTTTCCGGAGCCAGCGGCTACGCCGGGGGAGAAGTCCTGCGCCTCCTGGCCGGGCATCCGGACGTGACCATCGGTGCCATCACCGCGCACAGCAATGCAGGCTCCCGTCTCGGCGAGCTGCAGCCGCATCTGCACGGACTGGCCAGCCGCATCCTGGAAGACACCACGGTGGAGAATCTTTCCGGGCACGATGTGGTGTTCCTGGCGCTCCCGCATGGCGCTTCCGCCGAGATCGCGGCACAGCTTCCGGAGGGCACCGTAGTGATCGACGCCGGCGCAGACCACCGCCTCGAAGATCCGGCCGCGTGGGAAAAGTTCTACGGATCGGCCCACGCCGGGACGTGGCCCTACGGCCTGCCGGAGCTCCCCGGCCAGCGCGAGGCACTCAAGGGCGCCACACGGATTGCCGTCCCGGGCTGCTACCCGACCTCGGCCCTCCTGGCCCTGACGCCCGGGTTCGCCGCCAAACTGCTCCAGCCCGACGACGTCGTGATCGTTTCCGCCTCCGGCACCTCGGGTGCGGGCAAGGCCGCGAAGGTAAACCTGATCGGCTCTGAGGTGATGGGCTCCATGAGCCCCTACGGCGTGGGCGGCGGCCACCGCCACACCCCCGAGATTGAGCAGGGGCTCTCTAATGCTGCCGGTGAGAGTGTCACGGTGTCCTTCACTCCGACGCTCGCGCCGATGAGCCGCGGCATCCTCACCACCGCCACCGCGAAGGTCAAGCCCGGCACAACGGCCGCGGACCTCCGCCAGGCGTGGGCTGATGCCTACGACGACGAACCCTTTGTCCACCTCCTGCCGGAAGGGCAATGGCCCGCCACCAAGTCGGTCCAGGGCTCAAACCACGCCGCCATGCAGCTGGCACTGGATGAACACACGGGCCGCGTGATTGTGACGTGCGTCATTGATAACCTCACCAAGGGGACTGCCGGCGGCGCCGTGCAGTCCATGAATATTGCGCTTGGCCTGCCGGAAACCGCCGGCCTTAACCTGCAGGGAGTTGCACCGTGA
- a CDS encoding 4'-phosphopantetheinyl transferase superfamily protein, whose product MAEPGSIVPVLRSCPPGLPGGQPPTAGGQPAGLGPAELARAAALAPGPRAVFVAGRRALRTFAAELLDVPAADLTTHFSCPRCGAGPELSHGRPGYSLKGEPVPLALSLSRSSGWILLGAVMESRAGVTMGVDLADPAGMDFEGFDGVALTAAERAALAGLAGPVLLQERARLWARKEAWLKMTGDGLVTAPDTLDVLSRPEIRDLAAGEAGLPLYLRAAVAVSRTGR is encoded by the coding sequence ATGGCCGAGCCGGGCTCGATAGTGCCGGTCCTGCGTTCCTGCCCTCCCGGATTACCGGGAGGGCAGCCCCCGACGGCGGGAGGCCAGCCGGCAGGGCTGGGGCCCGCCGAGCTGGCCCGCGCCGCCGCCCTGGCGCCCGGCCCACGGGCCGTTTTTGTGGCGGGCCGGCGTGCCCTGCGAACGTTCGCAGCAGAACTGCTGGACGTCCCGGCGGCGGACCTCACCACGCACTTCAGCTGCCCCCGGTGCGGCGCCGGCCCCGAGCTGTCGCACGGCAGGCCCGGGTATTCACTCAAGGGCGAGCCGGTGCCCCTCGCACTGAGCCTGTCCCGGAGTTCCGGCTGGATCCTGCTGGGCGCCGTGATGGAGTCACGGGCCGGAGTCACCATGGGCGTGGACCTGGCGGACCCGGCTGGCATGGACTTCGAAGGGTTCGACGGAGTGGCCCTCACCGCCGCCGAGCGCGCGGCCCTCGCCGGGCTGGCCGGACCTGTGCTGCTGCAGGAGCGGGCACGGCTCTGGGCGCGCAAGGAAGCCTGGCTCAAGATGACGGGAGACGGCCTCGTTACCGCCCCGGACACCCTCGACGTTCTGTCCCGCCCGGAAATCCGGGACCTGGCCGCCGGCGAGGCGGGCCTCCCGCTCTACCTTCGCGCCGCCGTCGCGGTTTCACGAACCGGCAGGTAG
- a CDS encoding Pls/PosA family non-ribosomal peptide synthetase, with translation MAILAESATRFPEASALDDGRRSLSYADLMAAVRAKGRELRAAGLGAGDRIGVRIPSGTNELYISILAILHIGAAYVPVDADDPEERARLVFGEARVATVLTGGAAVIVPASRPTEDGRGAEHRSAERREAESRAAEPGDDAWVIFTSGSTGTPKGVAVQHRSAAAFVDAEARIFLRGEPLGPQDRVLAGLSVAFDASCEEMWLAWRHGACLVPAPRALVRTGTDLGPWLISHGITAVSTVPTLAALWPAESLESVRLLIFGGEACPPELAERLAVPGREVWNTYGPTEATVVACAAPLGGPGPVRIGLPLDGWDLAVVDAEGLPVSEGDIGELIIGGVGLARYLDPDKDREKYAPMPSFGWQRAYRSGDLVRYEAAGLIFMGRADEQVKLGGRRIELGEIDAALQALPHVAGAAAAVQTTAAGNQILVGYLAAADADLDLVAARELLAASLPAPLIPLLTVVDSLPTKTSGKVDRHALPWPLAGTGAAEADAAPLNLPEDAAWVAEQWTAILGSPVSSLDADFFAYGGGSLSAAQLVSALRGRYPTITVADIYATPRIGALIDAARQTLPDGVPAGPAPSRTVRPTAFKSQVFQTLMGIPLHILVGMRWLTYLMAANKVLAALAGFSAAPTVSWWWVAASWLVFVSPAGRTLISVAAARILLRKVGPGTYPRSGRVHLRLWLAEQIQDLAGAISLASAPWVPYYARALGARIGNNVQLHSLPPVTGLLSLGSGSNIEPEVDLSGWWIDGDIVHIGAVHIGAGASVGARSTLMPGASIGAGAQVEPGSAVLGKVKAGHHVAGSPAERRGKAKHSVPDTPAEHRLIGRLWFAGFAVASAVLALIPYVSAAAAALVAFGFIRGSESLSAAVPQLLLALGPAALVWFVVNLLLILATTRLLGIGLAEGYYRVRSRIGWQVWATERVLDLARDLLFPIYASLFTPVWLRLLGAKIGKNVEASTVLLIPKMTTVGEGAFLADDTTVASYELDGGWLRIAPAKIGKRSFLGNSGMTAAGRNVPKNSLVAVLSATPAKAKSGTSWLGSPPVRLRRTAIASDDTRTYQPPLRLKFARCLWELGRFIPVVATVAIAAGVMLAFDWLAAAYNYGIAAALGGVVMLLAGAVAAGSAVVAKWVLVGRIRAGEHPLWSSFIWRNEVVDTFIEMVSAPWFARAATGTPALVWWLRALGARIGRGTWCESYWLPEADLVTLGRNSTVNRGCVVQTHLFHDRVMSLDTVTLEDGATMGPHGVILPQASIGAGGTVGPASLVMRGESVPAATYWMGNPVSPWSGPAESAPKPR, from the coding sequence ATGGCCATCCTGGCGGAATCGGCCACCCGCTTCCCGGAGGCATCGGCGCTCGACGACGGCCGGCGCTCCCTGAGCTACGCCGACCTGATGGCCGCGGTCCGGGCCAAAGGGCGGGAGCTCCGGGCCGCCGGACTGGGCGCCGGCGACAGGATCGGCGTGCGGATTCCGTCCGGGACCAATGAGCTCTACATCTCGATTCTCGCGATCCTGCACATCGGCGCCGCCTACGTGCCCGTGGACGCCGACGACCCCGAGGAACGTGCACGGCTCGTCTTCGGCGAGGCACGCGTGGCCACCGTCCTCACCGGCGGGGCCGCGGTCATTGTCCCGGCCTCCCGGCCAACCGAAGACGGCCGTGGCGCTGAGCACCGTTCTGCCGAGCGCCGTGAAGCCGAAAGCCGTGCTGCCGAGCCCGGCGATGACGCCTGGGTGATCTTTACCTCCGGGTCCACCGGCACGCCCAAGGGCGTCGCCGTCCAGCACCGCTCGGCCGCGGCCTTTGTTGACGCCGAAGCCCGGATCTTCCTCCGGGGAGAACCCCTCGGCCCGCAGGACAGGGTGCTGGCCGGGCTTTCCGTCGCCTTTGATGCCTCGTGCGAGGAGATGTGGCTGGCCTGGCGTCATGGTGCCTGCCTGGTGCCCGCGCCGCGTGCCCTGGTCAGGACAGGAACAGACCTCGGTCCGTGGCTCATCAGTCACGGCATCACCGCCGTGTCCACGGTCCCTACCTTGGCTGCCCTCTGGCCGGCCGAGTCCCTGGAGAGCGTCCGCCTGCTGATTTTCGGCGGCGAGGCCTGCCCGCCCGAGCTCGCAGAGCGGCTTGCCGTCCCGGGCCGCGAAGTCTGGAACACCTACGGCCCCACGGAAGCCACGGTCGTGGCCTGCGCTGCTCCCCTGGGTGGTCCCGGGCCGGTCCGGATCGGGCTGCCGCTGGACGGCTGGGACCTGGCCGTAGTGGACGCTGAAGGACTGCCCGTCAGCGAAGGGGACATCGGCGAACTGATCATCGGCGGCGTCGGACTGGCCCGTTACCTTGACCCGGACAAGGACCGGGAGAAGTACGCGCCCATGCCGTCCTTCGGCTGGCAGCGCGCCTACCGTTCGGGCGACCTGGTCCGCTACGAAGCCGCCGGACTGATCTTTATGGGCCGCGCCGACGAACAGGTCAAGCTCGGCGGACGCCGGATCGAACTGGGCGAAATTGACGCCGCCCTGCAGGCCCTCCCCCACGTCGCCGGAGCGGCGGCGGCCGTCCAGACAACCGCGGCCGGCAACCAGATCCTGGTGGGATACCTGGCCGCTGCTGATGCGGACCTGGATCTGGTGGCCGCCCGCGAACTCCTGGCGGCAAGCCTGCCCGCACCGCTCATTCCGCTGCTGACCGTCGTCGATTCCCTGCCTACCAAAACCAGCGGCAAGGTGGACCGTCACGCACTGCCCTGGCCACTTGCCGGGACGGGTGCGGCGGAGGCTGACGCTGCCCCGTTGAACCTGCCGGAAGATGCCGCCTGGGTGGCCGAACAGTGGACTGCCATCCTTGGCAGCCCCGTATCAAGCCTCGACGCCGACTTCTTCGCCTACGGCGGCGGCTCGCTGTCCGCTGCCCAGCTGGTCTCCGCCCTCAGGGGCCGGTACCCGACCATCACGGTCGCCGACATCTACGCCACGCCCAGGATCGGGGCCCTGATTGATGCGGCCCGCCAGACACTTCCCGACGGCGTGCCGGCCGGACCGGCGCCGTCCAGGACCGTGCGCCCCACCGCGTTCAAGTCCCAGGTCTTCCAGACGCTGATGGGCATTCCCTTGCACATCCTGGTGGGGATGCGCTGGCTGACCTACCTCATGGCGGCTAATAAGGTGCTGGCTGCCTTGGCCGGCTTCAGTGCCGCCCCCACCGTTTCCTGGTGGTGGGTGGCCGCCTCCTGGCTCGTCTTCGTCTCCCCGGCCGGACGGACGCTGATTTCCGTGGCCGCGGCCCGGATCCTGCTCCGGAAGGTGGGGCCGGGAACGTACCCGCGCTCCGGGCGGGTACACCTGCGCCTCTGGCTGGCCGAACAGATCCAGGACCTCGCCGGCGCCATCAGCCTCGCCAGCGCACCGTGGGTGCCGTACTACGCCCGGGCGCTGGGCGCCAGGATCGGCAACAACGTCCAGCTGCACTCGCTTCCCCCGGTTACCGGACTGCTTTCCCTCGGCAGTGGCTCCAACATTGAGCCTGAAGTGGACCTTTCCGGTTGGTGGATCGACGGGGACATCGTCCACATCGGAGCCGTCCACATCGGGGCAGGAGCCAGCGTCGGGGCGCGCAGCACGCTGATGCCCGGCGCTTCCATCGGCGCCGGAGCCCAGGTGGAGCCGGGCTCGGCGGTCCTCGGCAAGGTGAAGGCCGGCCACCACGTTGCCGGTTCGCCGGCCGAGCGCCGGGGCAAGGCCAAGCACTCGGTGCCGGACACTCCCGCAGAACATCGGCTGATCGGCCGGCTCTGGTTCGCCGGATTCGCCGTGGCTTCGGCCGTGCTGGCCCTGATCCCTTACGTCTCCGCTGCCGCCGCGGCGCTGGTGGCCTTTGGCTTCATCCGCGGCAGTGAATCACTCTCCGCCGCCGTCCCGCAGCTCCTGCTCGCCCTCGGACCCGCGGCCTTGGTGTGGTTCGTCGTCAACCTGCTGCTCATTCTGGCCACCACCCGGTTGCTCGGCATCGGTCTGGCGGAGGGGTACTACCGGGTCCGCAGCCGGATCGGCTGGCAGGTCTGGGCCACGGAACGTGTGCTGGACCTCGCCCGCGACCTGCTCTTCCCGATCTACGCCAGCCTCTTCACTCCGGTCTGGCTGCGCCTCCTCGGCGCCAAGATCGGCAAGAACGTCGAAGCCTCCACCGTCCTGCTCATCCCCAAGATGACAACCGTGGGCGAGGGCGCCTTCCTGGCCGACGACACCACGGTGGCCTCCTACGAGCTCGACGGCGGGTGGCTGCGGATTGCGCCCGCGAAGATCGGCAAGCGCTCCTTCCTGGGCAACTCCGGCATGACCGCCGCCGGCCGGAACGTCCCCAAGAACTCACTCGTCGCCGTATTGTCGGCCACCCCCGCCAAGGCAAAGTCCGGGACGTCGTGGCTGGGCAGCCCGCCGGTGCGGCTCCGGCGTACCGCCATCGCCTCGGACGACACACGCACCTACCAGCCGCCGTTGCGGCTCAAGTTTGCCCGCTGCCTCTGGGAACTGGGCCGCTTCATCCCCGTCGTGGCCACGGTGGCGATCGCCGCAGGCGTGATGCTTGCCTTCGACTGGCTGGCCGCCGCATACAACTACGGGATTGCTGCAGCCTTGGGCGGGGTCGTGATGCTGCTGGCGGGCGCGGTGGCCGCGGGCAGCGCCGTCGTCGCCAAATGGGTCCTCGTGGGACGGATCCGTGCCGGCGAGCACCCGCTCTGGAGCTCCTTCATCTGGCGCAACGAGGTGGTGGACACGTTTATCGAGATGGTCAGCGCCCCCTGGTTCGCGCGTGCAGCCACCGGGACGCCGGCCCTGGTCTGGTGGCTCCGGGCGCTTGGCGCACGGATCGGCCGCGGCACGTGGTGCGAGAGCTATTGGCTTCCGGAAGCTGACCTGGTCACGCTCGGTCGGAACTCCACCGTCAACCGGGGCTGCGTGGTCCAGACGCACCTGTTCCACGACCGCGTCATGAGCCTGGACACTGTTACCCTCGAAGACGGTGCAACCATGGGGCCCCACGGTGTCATCCTGCCGCAGGCCAGCATCGGAGCCGGTGGAACCGTTGGACCGGCGTCACTGGTGATGCGGGGCGAATCGGTTCCAGCCGCGACCTATTGGATGGGTAACCCGGTGAGCCCCTGGAGCGGTCCCGCAGAGTCCGCTCCCAAACCACGGTAG
- the pheT gene encoding phenylalanine--tRNA ligase subunit beta: MRIPLSWLREFAAVPAGATAEDVMAELVKVGFEEEAVHRPTDALQGPVVVGQVLSIVKEPQTNGKTINWCQVRVVAEGQEQTLTGDGIDPSGVQGIICGAHNFVEGDKVVVTLPGAILPGDFHISARKTYGHLSAGMIASVRELGIGEDHDGILVLSRIGLDPEIGTDAMELLGLYDQAAEINVTPDRGYAFSIRGVAREYAHATGTSFTDPASEVLAPAELSGGYGVKLNDDAPVYGKPGCDRFVARTVRGVDATKPTPAWMTSRLRLAGIRSISLPVDISNYVMLELGQPTHCYDLDTLSGDIVVRRAVAGEKITTLDAKERTLDVEDLLITDGSGAIGIAGVMGGAATEVSDSTSNVLVEAAHFDEVSIGRSRRRHKLPSEASKRFERGVDWHVADIAAQRVVDLLVELADGIADQAGTDVGTAPDAVTIALPAAFAAQRIGIDFTEEQITTALVDLGAVVEKSDGGWTVTAPSWRNDLETKEDLSEEIARLVGYENIPATLPVAPPGRGLTRVQQQRRRLIQALADAGLTEVLAYPFVSKAANDTFGVAEQGAARSAVKLANPISEEHGFLRTSILPGLIEVAKRNHSRGFRDLALYESGLVFLPSGTVGTPSIPPLGVKPSDEVLDALYDGVPDQPLYVAAVLTGHDSPAAASHTPRLWDWSDALDIARLAGDVLGVEVVVSQGAHQAFHPGRAAQLSLRTGEVVGYAGELHPKLLAAHDMPARSVALEFNADALFEAAADVIVARHISTFPVATQDVALVVPQDIPADQVLEALREGAGELLEDVALFDVYAGKGIEEGKKSLAFGLRFRATDRTLTADEASAARESAVALAAERFGAVQR; the protein is encoded by the coding sequence GTGCGTATCCCACTTTCCTGGCTGCGTGAATTCGCAGCAGTACCGGCCGGAGCAACGGCCGAAGACGTGATGGCCGAACTGGTCAAGGTCGGCTTTGAAGAAGAGGCCGTCCACCGCCCCACGGACGCCCTGCAGGGTCCGGTTGTGGTGGGCCAGGTCCTGAGCATCGTCAAGGAACCCCAGACCAACGGCAAAACCATCAACTGGTGCCAGGTCCGGGTTGTCGCCGAAGGCCAGGAACAGACCCTCACCGGCGACGGCATCGACCCGTCCGGCGTGCAGGGGATCATCTGCGGCGCCCACAACTTCGTTGAGGGCGACAAGGTAGTGGTCACCCTGCCCGGAGCGATCCTGCCCGGCGACTTCCACATTTCCGCCCGGAAGACGTACGGCCACCTCTCCGCCGGCATGATCGCCTCCGTCCGTGAGCTCGGCATCGGCGAGGACCACGACGGCATCCTGGTGCTGTCCCGCATCGGGCTTGATCCCGAAATCGGTACCGACGCCATGGAACTGCTGGGCCTCTATGACCAGGCAGCCGAGATCAACGTGACTCCGGACCGCGGCTACGCGTTCTCCATCCGTGGTGTGGCCCGCGAGTACGCCCACGCCACCGGAACCTCCTTCACGGACCCGGCGTCAGAGGTCCTGGCCCCGGCGGAGCTTTCCGGCGGCTACGGCGTCAAGCTCAACGACGACGCGCCCGTCTACGGCAAGCCCGGCTGCGACCGTTTTGTGGCCCGCACCGTCCGCGGCGTCGACGCCACCAAGCCGACGCCCGCGTGGATGACCTCGCGGCTGCGGCTCGCCGGGATCCGCTCCATCTCCCTGCCGGTGGACATCTCCAACTACGTGATGCTCGAGCTTGGCCAGCCCACGCACTGCTACGACCTGGACACACTGTCCGGCGACATTGTGGTCCGGCGCGCCGTTGCGGGGGAGAAAATCACCACCTTGGACGCCAAGGAGCGCACGCTCGACGTCGAAGACCTCCTCATCACCGACGGTTCCGGCGCGATCGGCATTGCCGGCGTGATGGGCGGTGCAGCCACGGAGGTGAGCGATTCGACGTCGAACGTCCTGGTGGAGGCGGCACACTTCGACGAGGTGTCCATTGGCCGATCCCGCCGCCGGCACAAGCTGCCGTCCGAGGCGTCCAAGCGCTTCGAGCGCGGCGTCGACTGGCACGTGGCGGACATCGCTGCCCAGCGTGTTGTTGACCTCCTGGTGGAACTCGCCGATGGGATTGCTGACCAGGCGGGGACCGACGTCGGGACCGCGCCGGACGCCGTAACCATCGCGCTGCCGGCAGCCTTCGCTGCCCAGCGGATCGGCATCGATTTCACCGAAGAACAGATCACCACCGCTCTGGTGGACCTCGGTGCCGTGGTGGAAAAATCCGACGGCGGCTGGACCGTGACCGCCCCGAGCTGGCGCAACGACCTGGAAACCAAGGAAGACCTCTCCGAGGAAATCGCGCGGCTGGTGGGCTACGAGAACATCCCCGCCACCCTTCCGGTGGCCCCTCCGGGACGTGGCCTGACCCGCGTGCAGCAGCAGCGCCGTCGGCTCATCCAGGCACTGGCTGACGCCGGGCTGACCGAAGTCCTGGCCTACCCGTTCGTCTCCAAGGCCGCCAACGACACGTTTGGCGTCGCCGAGCAGGGTGCTGCCCGGAGCGCGGTCAAGCTGGCGAATCCCATCAGCGAGGAACACGGCTTCCTGCGCACGTCCATCCTCCCCGGGCTCATCGAGGTGGCCAAGCGGAATCACTCCCGCGGCTTCCGCGACCTGGCGCTTTACGAGTCCGGCCTGGTGTTCCTGCCGAGCGGGACTGTAGGTACACCGTCCATCCCGCCGCTGGGCGTCAAGCCTTCCGACGAGGTGCTGGATGCACTGTACGACGGCGTTCCGGACCAGCCGCTGTACGTCGCCGCTGTCCTCACCGGCCACGATTCACCCGCTGCGGCGAGCCACACACCGCGCTTGTGGGACTGGTCGGACGCGCTGGACATTGCCCGCCTCGCCGGGGATGTCCTGGGCGTGGAGGTCGTGGTCAGCCAGGGTGCACACCAGGCGTTCCACCCCGGCCGTGCCGCCCAGCTCTCGCTGCGGACCGGTGAGGTGGTGGGGTACGCCGGCGAGCTGCACCCGAAGCTCCTGGCCGCGCACGACATGCCCGCCCGTTCGGTGGCGCTGGAATTCAACGCCGATGCGCTGTTCGAGGCAGCCGCGGATGTGATTGTGGCCCGCCACATCTCCACGTTCCCGGTAGCCACCCAGGACGTTGCACTGGTGGTCCCGCAGGACATTCCGGCGGACCAGGTCCTCGAGGCCCTGCGCGAAGGCGCCGGCGAACTGCTGGAGGACGTGGCGCTGTTCGACGTCTACGCCGGCAAGGGTATTGAAGAAGGCAAGAAATCGCTGGCCTTCGGCTTGCGTTTCCGGGCAACGGACCGGACGCTGACGGCCGATGAAGCCTCGGCTGCGCGCGAAAGCGCTGTGGCCCTGGCTGCAGAGCGCTTCGGCGCCGTCCAGCGCTAA
- a CDS encoding quinone oxidoreductase, which translates to MHAIVVRQPGGPEVLELAEVDRPTPGPGQLLIKVAATGVNFIETYQRGGMYKVAHPFIPGAEAAGVVEEIGEGVEGFTVGSRVATAEGQQCYAGYTVLDAAKALPVPDGVDLLTAAALPLQGMTAHYLINSSFKVEPGQTVLVHAGAGGVGLLITQLLKARGARVITTVSTDEKEALAKGAGADVVLRYDGFAEAVRDLTDGVGVQVVYDGVGKDTFDGSLASLRTRGFLVLFGAASGAVPPVDPQRLNAGGSLSLTRPTLAHFLANPQERRWRSSEVFGAVADGSLKVRIGATYPLAEARRAHEDLEGRRTTGKVLLVP; encoded by the coding sequence ATGCATGCCATCGTTGTCCGCCAGCCCGGAGGCCCGGAAGTCCTCGAGCTCGCCGAGGTGGACCGGCCGACGCCCGGCCCCGGCCAGTTGCTCATCAAAGTCGCGGCCACGGGCGTCAATTTCATTGAGACGTACCAGCGCGGCGGCATGTACAAGGTTGCCCATCCATTCATACCGGGCGCCGAAGCAGCGGGCGTCGTCGAGGAAATCGGCGAGGGCGTTGAGGGCTTCACCGTCGGGAGCCGGGTTGCAACGGCCGAGGGCCAGCAATGCTACGCAGGCTACACCGTGCTGGACGCTGCGAAAGCCCTCCCGGTACCGGATGGCGTGGACCTCTTGACGGCGGCTGCGTTACCCCTCCAGGGCATGACAGCCCATTACCTGATCAACTCATCCTTCAAGGTGGAGCCCGGCCAAACCGTCTTGGTCCACGCCGGTGCCGGCGGTGTAGGTCTGCTGATTACCCAGCTCCTGAAGGCCCGCGGAGCCCGGGTTATCACCACAGTGTCCACGGACGAGAAGGAAGCCCTGGCCAAGGGAGCCGGCGCGGACGTTGTGCTCCGCTATGACGGATTCGCTGAAGCAGTCCGTGACCTCACCGACGGCGTCGGCGTCCAGGTGGTGTACGACGGCGTCGGGAAAGACACGTTCGACGGCTCGCTTGCCAGCCTGCGGACCCGCGGCTTCCTCGTCCTGTTCGGGGCAGCCTCCGGCGCTGTGCCGCCGGTGGATCCGCAGCGGCTCAACGCGGGCGGCTCGCTCTCCCTCACGCGGCCGACACTGGCGCATTTCCTCGCCAACCCGCAGGAACGGCGGTGGCGCTCCAGCGAGGTCTTTGGTGCGGTAGCCGACGGAAGCCTGAAGGTCCGGATCGGTGCCACGTACCCCCTCGCCGAAGCGCGACGTGCCCACGAGGACCTCGAGGGCAGGCGCACCACGGGCAAGGTCCTGCTGGTTCCCTGA
- a CDS encoding M1 family metallopeptidase — translation MSSPVPSPTAASTGPARTSEQDASAPDPYMPGHGTNAYKVSRYELDLDYKLSSNRLSGRAVLSAVTQYATAAVVLDLTGLRATKIQLSGRRVKKFSQRAGQLVIVPEAALPAGEEFTLDIRYEGNPAPRRGFWGEVGWEELTDGVLVAGQPNGAASWFPCNDHPGDKASYKISVTTDANYRAVCNGTLISHTSRASRETWVYEQAEPMATYLATVQIGRYEFLALTPFPVDGQVPQFAAVPALLVDAARDGLARQPEMMRTFASCFGPYPFPEYSVVVTEDELEIPLEAQTLSILGRNHLTQEWESQRLIAHELAHQWFGNSLTAASWADIWLHEGFACYAEWIWSEEAGVLPIADRAAAAWRKLAAGSHDIIVGDPGPELMFDDRVYKRGALALHALRIRCGDLAFFALLHDWTDAHRHGSVSTAAFILAADRATGLDTEALLHPWLLEAALPPLPVR, via the coding sequence ATGAGTTCCCCCGTACCGAGCCCGACGGCCGCGAGTACCGGCCCCGCCCGCACGTCGGAGCAGGATGCTTCAGCACCTGATCCCTATATGCCGGGCCATGGCACGAACGCGTACAAAGTCAGCCGCTACGAACTGGACCTTGACTACAAGCTCAGCAGCAACCGCCTGAGCGGGCGCGCGGTCCTCAGCGCCGTCACCCAGTATGCGACGGCGGCCGTGGTGCTGGACCTGACCGGGCTCCGGGCCACGAAGATCCAGCTCAGCGGGCGCCGGGTAAAGAAGTTCAGCCAGCGCGCGGGACAGTTGGTCATTGTGCCCGAAGCCGCACTGCCGGCAGGCGAGGAATTTACCCTGGACATCCGCTACGAAGGCAACCCTGCCCCCCGGCGCGGGTTCTGGGGCGAGGTGGGCTGGGAAGAACTCACCGACGGCGTCCTCGTGGCTGGCCAGCCGAACGGCGCCGCCTCCTGGTTCCCCTGCAACGACCACCCCGGCGACAAGGCCAGCTACAAAATCAGCGTGACCACCGACGCCAATTACCGGGCCGTATGTAACGGCACGCTGATCTCCCACACCAGCAGGGCCAGCCGCGAGACCTGGGTCTACGAGCAGGCGGAGCCCATGGCCACCTACCTTGCCACGGTCCAGATCGGCCGGTATGAGTTCCTCGCGCTGACTCCCTTCCCCGTGGACGGCCAGGTTCCGCAGTTCGCCGCTGTCCCGGCGCTGTTGGTCGACGCGGCCCGCGACGGCCTGGCGAGGCAGCCGGAAATGATGCGCACCTTTGCCAGCTGCTTCGGGCCCTACCCGTTCCCGGAATATTCCGTGGTGGTGACCGAAGACGAGCTGGAAATACCGCTTGAGGCGCAGACGCTGTCCATTCTGGGCCGGAACCACCTGACGCAGGAGTGGGAGTCCCAGCGGCTCATCGCCCATGAGCTCGCGCACCAGTGGTTCGGGAACTCCCTCACTGCCGCATCCTGGGCGGACATCTGGCTCCACGAGGGCTTCGCCTGCTACGCGGAGTGGATCTGGTCCGAGGAAGCGGGCGTCCTGCCCATCGCGGACCGGGCCGCCGCAGCCTGGCGGAAGCTGGCCGCCGGCAGCCATGACATCATCGTGGGCGATCCCGGGCCGGAGCTGATGTTTGATGACCGCGTCTACAAGCGCGGGGCCTTGGCCCTGCATGCGCTGCGGATCCGCTGCGGCGACCTGGCATTTTTTGCGCTGTTACACGACTGGACGGATGCCCACCGTCACGGTTCGGTGTCCACGGCGGCCTTTATCCTCGCCGCGGACCGGGCCACCGGCCTGGACACTGAGGCTCTGCTGCACCCGTGGCTGCTCGAGGCGGCCCTTCCGCCCCTGCCGGTCCGCTGA